The Arvicanthis niloticus isolate mArvNil1 chromosome 2, mArvNil1.pat.X, whole genome shotgun sequence genome includes a window with the following:
- the Cimip1 gene encoding ciliary microtubule inner protein 1 isoform X2 — translation MAQKPLSNAAAERMNLVAQDEIWKCRLRAETEARQNWPAKWGYLTTSMKELLEGEEESQMPKPKIELPSHFRVRPVSPMDKYIKIVPSPPIPKTTQGFIGWRSGVPALYCLEQYSDVRSCKGAYARELCWPKQGVH, via the exons ATGGCGCAGAAACCGCTCAGCAACGCGGCCGCAGAGCGCATGAACCTTGTGGCCCAGGACGAGATCTG GAAATGCCGTCTGAGGGCCGAAACGGAAGCCCGGCAAAACTGGCCAGCAAAATGGGGATATTTGACAACCTCCATGAAAGAG CTGCTTGAGGGTGAAGAAGAGTCACAAATGCCAAAGCCCAAGATTGAGCTTCCCAGCCACTTCCGCGTCCGTCCAGTGAGCCCCATGGATAAATACATCAAG ATTGTCCCATCGCCCCCAATCCCAAAGACCACCCAGGGCTTCATCGGATGGCGATCTGGGGTGCCAGCCCTGTACTGCTTGGAGCAATACTCAGACGTCCGAAGCTGCAAAGGGGCTTACGCCCGAGAACTGTGCTGGCCCAAGCAAGGCGTGCACTAA
- the Cimip1 gene encoding ciliary microtubule inner protein 1 isoform X1, translating into MAQKPLSNAAAERMNLVAQDEIWKCRLRAETEARQNWPAKWGYLTTSMKEVIGGSSGASFPSRLQKLLEGEEESQMPKPKIELPSHFRVRPVSPMDKYIKIVPSPPIPKTTQGFIGWRSGVPALYCLEQYSDVRSCKGAYARELCWPKQGVH; encoded by the exons ATGGCGCAGAAACCGCTCAGCAACGCGGCCGCAGAGCGCATGAACCTTGTGGCCCAGGACGAGATCTG GAAATGCCGTCTGAGGGCCGAAACGGAAGCCCGGCAAAACTGGCCAGCAAAATGGGGATATTTGACAACCTCCATGAAAGAGGTAATTGGGGGTTCTTCAGGAGCCTCCTTCCCCTCCCGTCTCCAGAAG CTGCTTGAGGGTGAAGAAGAGTCACAAATGCCAAAGCCCAAGATTGAGCTTCCCAGCCACTTCCGCGTCCGTCCAGTGAGCCCCATGGATAAATACATCAAG ATTGTCCCATCGCCCCCAATCCCAAAGACCACCCAGGGCTTCATCGGATGGCGATCTGGGGTGCCAGCCCTGTACTGCTTGGAGCAATACTCAGACGTCCGAAGCTGCAAAGGGGCTTACGCCCGAGAACTGTGCTGGCCCAAGCAAGGCGTGCACTAA
- the Cimip1 gene encoding ciliary microtubule inner protein 1 isoform X3, translating into MAQKPLSNAAAERMNLVAQDEIWKCRLRAETEARQNWPAKWGYLTTSMKEVIGGSSGASFPSRLQKLLEGEEESQMPKPKIELPSHFRVRPVSPMDKYIKVRKTSFYTAF; encoded by the exons ATGGCGCAGAAACCGCTCAGCAACGCGGCCGCAGAGCGCATGAACCTTGTGGCCCAGGACGAGATCTG GAAATGCCGTCTGAGGGCCGAAACGGAAGCCCGGCAAAACTGGCCAGCAAAATGGGGATATTTGACAACCTCCATGAAAGAGGTAATTGGGGGTTCTTCAGGAGCCTCCTTCCCCTCCCGTCTCCAGAAG CTGCTTGAGGGTGAAGAAGAGTCACAAATGCCAAAGCCCAAGATTGAGCTTCCCAGCCACTTCCGCGTCCGTCCAGTGAGCCCCATGGATAAATACATCAAGGTTCGCAAAACCTCTTTTTACACCGCTTTCTAA